The following coding sequences are from one Capsicum annuum cultivar UCD-10X-F1 chromosome 3, UCD10Xv1.1, whole genome shotgun sequence window:
- the LOC107863188 gene encoding probable membrane-associated kinase regulator 2 has product MESFNFLKFWRNTAAVRDIDSEIDSVKKFAVSDVVDYVKNPAPDEEEIDNEEDSFFDLVFTENGYHKENNIPKPESPTDVFVKPKPLPNDSNSKPHSPNSVLNSTAPKFRVCFLGFRKSSKPEKVDIPKVHSKMSLPKANESKVEEVPISCISFSLQGTKLQTVDEDSSKQFARADMAAKYLKLMKPLYSRASKRFTEKSKVTEQLSRASQTSSSPSVQSLSSPRNSSEEKQGNRVAVLGAVRKRLAKSRSTASFSTGASPSLINRRDNSLLQEQNDGIQSAILHCKRSYSSARKDCSVLSSRNANEDLPRASCDEQNRWSI; this is encoded by the exons ATGGAATCATTTAACTTTCTCAAATTCTGGCGTAATACTGCCGCTGTTAGGGATATTGATTCTGAAATTGATTCCGTCAAAAAGTTTGCGGTTTCGGATGTTGTTGATTATGTAAAGAATCCGGCACCTGATGAAGAAGAAATCGATAACGAAGAAGACTCGTTTTTCGATTTGGTATTCACAGAGAATGGATACCACAAAGAAAACAACATTCCCAAACCCGAGTCTCCTACAGACGTCTTTGTTAAACCAAAACCTTTACCAAATGACTCCAACTCAAAGCCTCATTCTCCGAATTCAGTCCTTAATTCTACTGCTCCCAAGTTTCGCGTCTGTTTTTTGGGGTTCAGGAAGTCATCAAAACCGGAGAAAGTGGACATTCCCAAGGTTCACTCCAAAATGTCCTTGCCTAAAGCAAATGAGAGCAAAGTGGAAGAGGTTCCAATCAGCTGCATTTCCTTCAGCTTACAAGGAACTAAACTTCAGACAGTTGATGAGGACTCGTCAAAGCAATTTGCCAGAGCGGATATGGCGGCCAAGTATTTGAAATTAATGAAGCCTTTGTACTCCAGAGCTTCGAAAAGATTCACCGAGAAAAGCAAAGTAACAGAACAACTTTCAAGAGCAAGTCAAACATCATCTTCTCCATCAGTGCAATCATTGAGCTCACCGAGAAACTCATCAGAAGAGAAACAGGGGAACAGAGTTGCGGTACTTGGTGCTGTCCGTAAACGCCTTGCGAAGAGCCGCTCGACCGCGTCCTTCTCCACCGGAGCTTCACCTTCTCTGATAAATCGCCGAGACAATTCACTGCTGCAGGAGCAAAATGACGGGATCCAAAGTGCTATTCTTCATTGCAAGAGATCATACAGTTCAGCCCGAAAAG ACTGTTCAGTGTTATCATCAAGAAATGCAAATGAAGACCTGCCAAGGGCCTCTTGTGACGAGCAGAACAGATGgagtatttga